From a region of the Salvelinus alpinus chromosome 2, SLU_Salpinus.1, whole genome shotgun sequence genome:
- the LOC139546927 gene encoding zinc finger protein 431-like codes for MSSLSYSPLAKVEEVCWTEKEALGLNIIVKEEQEDITVKGEEDVFRIKQEEEEDITLEEYEGDVNVKEKEEHFRVKEEVEAFRIKKEEEEDITLKEYEDDVNVKEEEEHFRVKEEVEAFRIKKEEEEDITLEEEENTVKEEEEPLLLQNVISIKEEEDVLGVEEETADPVNTRERPDSHSDSGKRPSGEPEPATSKPVRRHHCSHCGKSFARLGNLSMHERIHTRKKPQSGEKPHQCSECGNTFSRLGNLKRHEKKHKRKNPYHCAQYENSFFSTGGLKKHEETHSVERPFQCSQCEKSFTQLAQLKIHERIHSGVKPYHCSQCGKSFIQLGNLKLHERIHSGVKPYHCSQCGKSFTQSGNLKMHETTHTGDKPYHCSQCERSFFSSGALKKHEKTHSVERPFHCSHCGKSFTELWKLNIHERIHSVERPFQCFQCEKKCFSLNSLKQHERIHSGVKPYHCSQCGKSFTQLGNLKMHETIHTGEKP; via the exons ATGAGCTCACTAAGCTACTCCCCCCTTGCTAAAGTagaggaggtctgctggacggagaaagaagctctggggctcaACATTATCGTGAAAGAAGAGCAGGAGGATATTAcagtgaaaggagaggaagacgTTTTCAGAATaaaacaggaggaagaggaggatatcACATTGGAAGAATACGAGGGTGATGTTAATGTGAAAGAAAAGGAAGAACATtttagagtgaaagaggaggtagaagctttcagaattaaaaaggaggaagaggaagatatcACATTGAAAGAATACGAGGATGATGTTaatgtgaaagaagaggaagaacattttagagtgaaagaggaggtagaagctttcagaattaaaaaggaggaagaggaagatatcACATTGGAAGAAGAAGAGaatacagtgaaagaagaggaagagccTCTTTTACTCCAAAATGTTATCTCAATAAAAGAGGAGGAAGACGTTTTGGGAGTGGAAGAGGAGACTGCAGATCCTGTTAACACCA gagagagaccagactctcATTCTGATAGCGGGAAGAGGCCTTCAGGGGAACCAGAGCCAGCGACGTCCAAACCAGTGAGACGacaccactgctcccactgtggaaagagttttgccCGGTTAGGGAACCTGAGcatgcatgagagaatacacacaagaAAGAAGCCACAGTCTGGAGAAAAGCCTCATCAATGCTCTGAATGTGGAAATACTTTTAGTCGGTTAGGAAACCTGAAAAGGCATGAGAAGAAACACAAGAGGAAGAACCCATACCACTGTGCCCAATATGAAAATAGTTTTTTCTCAACAGGGGGCTTAAAAAAGCATGAGGAAACACACTCTGTAGAGAGGCCtttccaatgctcccagtgtgAAAAGAGTTTTACCCAATTAGCGCAGCTGAAAATCCATGAGAGAATACATTCTGGAGTGAAGCCCTACcactgttcccagtgtggaaagagttttatccAGTTAGGGAACCTGAAATTACATGAGAGAATACATTCTGGAGTGAAGCCCTACcactgttcccagtgtggaaagagttttacccagtCAGGGAACCTGAAAATGCATGAGACAACACACACTGGAGATAAACCTTACCACTGTTCCCAGTGTGAAAGGAGTTTTTTCTCATCAGGGGCACTGAAAAAGCATGAAAAAACACACTCTGTAGAGAGGCCTTTCCACTGCTCTcattgtggaaagagttttacagaGTTATGGAAGCTGAATATCCACGAGAGAATACACTCAGTAGAGCGGCCATTCCAATGCTTCCAGTGTGAAAAGAAATGTTTCTCATTAAATTCcctgaaacaacatgagagaatacattCTGGAGTGAAGCCTTACcactgttcccagtgtggaaagagttttacccagtTAGGGAACCTGAAAATGCATGAGACAATACACACCGGAGAGAAACCTTAA